The genomic DNA GTGGATTAAATAAAGAAGATGATAAATTAAACAGACAAAACAATGAATTAAATTTGATAAATGATAAAGTTAGATTTTATCCCAAACCTCTTAGGGTTTGGGCGTAAATTTTAGGCATAAAAGCTCAAAGCTGGCTCATATATGAGTCATCATAAATCCCATCAGTTCGCTCTTTTACCGTTTTATCCCAGCCTGGAGCTATGGTTTTTAGCTCCTTAAATTTGCTTAGCAAATGCTCGTTTTGTTTTGGTGCGTAAAATAGCTGATTTACCTCCATTACGCTCATATTTGCCGCGTCTTTTTCTATCACTTCTACCACATCTCCAGCCTTGCAACTCCCAGCACTCAAAACACGGTAATACCAGCCAGTAAGCCCAGTTTTGAAAATCTCTTTTGTGAAGTTTTTCTCATCCCAAACTCCAGCTATCTTAAAACAAGGCTTTCTTGGTTGGCTCACTTGCAAGATAATAGAGCCGATTTTATGCACGTCGCCCACGTGGACGCTATTTTCATCCATACCATCGATGCAGAGATTTTCGCCCATGAAGCCTATTTTCATCTCTTTACCAAGATATTTACTCCAAATTTCATAATTTTGCAAGCTATTTGCAAACACAGCTTTTTGCTCTCCGCCGTGGTGTTTTGTGTCGCTTATCTCATCGCCTTCAAAGCCACTTTTAGAGCAAAACAGCTCACCCTCTACGCTATTTTTAAGCATTCCAGTCTCGAAGCTCACATTTGCGCCATTTACCTTTTGAATCTTGCCGATATGCAGTGAATGCACCCTCATCTAATCTCGCCTCCAAAAAACACTTTCATCATCAAATTTGCACTTTCTTTGGTTAAATTTGATATAAATTTATCCATGACTGGTTTTTCTTTCCAGATTTGCTTGCTCACTCCAGATAGGCTAGCTAGCTCATCTTTAGCCTCTTTTATGCTTTTTACATCATCGATTAGCCCCAAGCTCACAGCCTCACTGCCCAAAAATACTCTTGCATTTGCCCAGTTATCTTTAGCTTTTACATCAAGCCCTCTAG from Campylobacter iguaniorum includes the following:
- a CDS encoding MOSC domain-containing protein, yielding MRVHSLHIGKIQKVNGANVSFETGMLKNSVEGELFCSKSGFEGDEISDTKHHGGEQKAVFANSLQNYEIWSKYLGKEMKIGFMGENLCIDGMDENSVHVGDVHKIGSIILQVSQPRKPCFKIAGVWDEKNFTKEIFKTGLTGWYYRVLSAGSCKAGDVVEVIEKDAANMSVMEVNQLFYAPKQNEHLLSKFKELKTIAPGWDKTVKERTDGIYDDSYMSQL